From the Comamonas odontotermitis genome, one window contains:
- a CDS encoding MFS transporter, translating into MSPTPTMPAASAATNKRVLMASLMGSSIEWFDYFLYATTAALVFSKVFFPTSDPVVGLMLSYLTFSLTFFIRPLGGFIFSHIGDRIGRKKTLVITLSLMGGATVLIGLLPGYDQIGIWAPILLIVLRLIQGLGIGGEWGGALLLAYEYAPQNRKGLFGSVPQMGVTIGMLLATLAITVMSTLPDEQFLAWGWRVPFLLSAVLVFLGLWIRKGIDETPAFKQAKASGNVAKMPLVETLRYHWRAVLVAVAIKFVETAPFYIFSTFIVSYATSSLGFDRISVLNAVTLATLVTTLMIPIMGRISDTVGRKRMFVAGTVIMAVFTFPYFMLLEQRTTATLVIATVIGLGLVWAPITAVLGTLFSEIFSTRVRYTGITLGYQIGAALAGGTAPLLATWLLKTYDGSWVPVAWYIVGTAVISLIGIAFAKTVADND; encoded by the coding sequence ATGAGCCCAACCCCAACCATGCCCGCGGCGAGCGCGGCCACGAACAAGCGCGTACTGATGGCCAGCCTCATGGGCAGCTCCATCGAGTGGTTCGACTACTTCCTGTATGCCACCACGGCTGCACTGGTGTTCAGCAAGGTGTTTTTTCCCACCAGCGACCCGGTCGTCGGGCTGATGCTGTCGTACCTGACGTTTTCGCTGACCTTCTTCATCCGTCCGCTGGGCGGCTTCATCTTCTCGCACATCGGTGATCGCATCGGGCGCAAGAAGACCCTGGTAATCACCCTGTCGCTGATGGGTGGTGCCACGGTGCTCATCGGCCTGCTGCCCGGCTATGACCAGATTGGCATCTGGGCGCCCATCCTGCTGATCGTGCTGCGCCTGATCCAGGGCCTGGGCATCGGCGGAGAGTGGGGCGGTGCCTTGCTGCTGGCCTACGAATACGCGCCGCAAAACCGCAAGGGCCTGTTCGGCAGCGTGCCGCAGATGGGTGTGACCATCGGCATGCTGCTCGCAACCCTGGCCATCACGGTGATGAGCACCTTGCCGGATGAGCAGTTCCTCGCCTGGGGCTGGCGCGTGCCTTTCCTGCTGAGCGCGGTGCTGGTGTTCCTGGGTCTGTGGATTCGCAAGGGCATTGACGAGACGCCCGCCTTCAAGCAGGCCAAGGCCAGCGGCAATGTGGCCAAGATGCCGCTCGTGGAAACCCTGCGCTACCACTGGCGCGCCGTGCTGGTGGCGGTGGCGATCAAGTTCGTCGAAACGGCGCCGTTCTACATCTTCTCGACCTTCATCGTCAGCTATGCCACCAGCAGCCTGGGCTTTGACCGTATCTCGGTGCTCAATGCCGTGACGCTGGCCACCCTGGTGACGACCCTGATGATCCCGATCATGGGTCGCATCTCCGACACGGTGGGCCGCAAGCGCATGTTTGTGGCGGGCACGGTCATCATGGCGGTATTCACCTTCCCGTACTTCATGCTGCTGGAGCAGCGCACCACCGCGACCCTGGTAATTGCCACCGTCATCGGCCTGGGCCTCGTGTGGGCGCCGATCACGGCCGTGCTGGGAACCCTGTTCTCGGAGATTTTCTCGACCCGCGTGCGCTACACCGGCATCACTTTGGGCTACCAGATCGGCGCAGCCCTGGCGGGCGGCACGGCTCCGCTGTTGGCCACCTGGCTGCTCAAGACTTATGACGGCTCGTGGGTGCCCGTGGCCTGGTACATCGTTGGCACGGCGGTGATTTCGCTGATCGGCATCGCCTTTGCCAAGACCGTGGCAGACAACGACTGA
- a CDS encoding ornithine cyclodeaminase family protein, protein MQILDQTTTVQHLPFGPLIDSLEQMFIEGCEVPLRHNHKIAGSTPAEDGIVLLMPAWQSGKRIGIKTVSIFPGNQAKGLPGLHSVFILYDATTGVPLAVLDGDTITSRRTVAASALAARWLSRPDARRLLVVGAGRVASLLPGAYRCVRDITRVQVWDIRPEAAQAMVERLQGQGVDASVATDLEQAARAADIISCATLSTAPLIRGEWLQPGTHLDLIGGFTPAMRESDDACFARGTVFVDTSEALMKSGDILEPIASGAWEAARLAATLEDLCRGKHAGRSSAEEITVYKAVGTALEDVAAASLAYDAFMATA, encoded by the coding sequence ATGCAGATACTTGACCAGACCACCACCGTACAGCACCTGCCTTTTGGGCCCTTGATCGACAGCCTGGAGCAGATGTTCATCGAAGGCTGCGAAGTGCCGCTGCGCCACAACCACAAGATTGCGGGCAGCACGCCTGCTGAAGATGGCATCGTGCTGCTGATGCCTGCATGGCAGAGTGGCAAGCGCATCGGCATCAAGACCGTTTCCATCTTCCCGGGCAACCAGGCCAAGGGCCTGCCGGGGCTGCATTCGGTGTTCATCCTGTACGACGCGACCACCGGCGTGCCGCTGGCGGTGTTGGACGGCGACACGATCACCTCGCGCCGCACGGTGGCTGCATCGGCATTGGCGGCGCGCTGGCTCAGCCGCCCCGATGCGCGCAGGCTGCTGGTGGTGGGCGCAGGCCGCGTCGCCAGCCTGCTGCCCGGCGCCTACCGCTGCGTGCGTGACATCACCCGCGTGCAGGTGTGGGATATTCGCCCGGAGGCGGCGCAAGCCATGGTGGAGCGCCTGCAGGGGCAGGGGGTGGATGCCAGTGTGGCGACTGATCTGGAGCAGGCGGCACGCGCGGCGGACATCATCAGCTGCGCCACCTTGTCCACGGCGCCCCTGATTCGCGGCGAGTGGCTGCAGCCGGGCACGCACCTGGATCTGATCGGCGGCTTTACGCCTGCCATGCGCGAGAGTGACGATGCCTGCTTTGCGCGCGGCACGGTGTTTGTCGATACCAGCGAAGCGCTGATGAAATCGGGCGATATTCTGGAGCCGATTGCCAGCGGTGCCTGGGAGGCGGCGCGCCTGGCCGCTACCCTGGAAGACCTGTGCCGAGGCAAGCACGCTGGCCGCAGCAGCGCAGAAGAAATCACGGTCTACAAGGCTGTGGGCACGGCGCTCGAAGATGTGGCCGCGGCATCGCTCGCCTATGACGCGTTCATGGCAACTGCCTGA
- a CDS encoding helix-turn-helix domain-containing protein, giving the protein MPHSTTATPAPPQGSANADATTDVLAHKLRLLRRNAGLTLQQLSQRCGISASALSKVEHGQLSPTYEKIAALARGLEVDVGELFSPVQQPALRARRSVTRAGDGLAHRTPQYAYELLHADLADKRFIPLLTTIKARERTEFPQLLSHDGEEMVYVLQGKVVIHTDCYAPLELAAGDSCYFDSAMGHACISGGDKDAQVLWICSHITIKP; this is encoded by the coding sequence ATGCCCCATTCCACGACCGCCACCCCTGCCCCACCCCAAGGCAGTGCCAATGCCGACGCCACCACCGATGTGCTGGCCCACAAGCTGCGCCTGCTGCGGCGCAATGCGGGGCTGACCTTGCAGCAGCTCAGCCAGCGCTGCGGCATCTCGGCCTCGGCGCTGTCGAAGGTGGAGCACGGCCAGCTCTCGCCCACCTACGAAAAGATCGCGGCACTGGCGCGGGGACTGGAGGTCGATGTGGGCGAGCTGTTCAGCCCTGTGCAACAGCCTGCGCTGCGGGCGCGCCGCAGTGTGACGCGCGCGGGCGACGGCCTCGCGCACCGCACGCCGCAGTATGCATACGAATTGCTGCATGCCGATCTGGCGGACAAGCGCTTCATTCCCCTGCTCACCACTATCAAGGCGCGAGAGCGCACGGAGTTCCCACAACTGCTGAGCCACGACGGGGAGGAGATGGTCTACGTGCTGCAAGGCAAGGTGGTGATCCATACCGACTGCTATGCGCCACTGGAGCTGGCGGCCGGTGACTCCTGCTACTTCGACAGCGCCATGGGCCATGCCTGCATCTCCGGCGGCGACAAGGACGCGCAGGTGCTGTGGATCTGCTCTCACATCACCATCAAACCATAG
- the glnK gene encoding P-II family nitrogen regulator, which produces MKMITAVIKPFKLDEVREALADVGVTGLTVSEVKGFGRQKGHTELYRGAEYVVDFLPKVKIEVAVKDEDVDRCVDAIVNAARTGKIGDGKIFVTEVERVIRIRTGDMDEAAV; this is translated from the coding sequence ATGAAAATGATTACCGCCGTTATCAAACCCTTCAAGCTGGACGAGGTGCGTGAGGCCTTGGCCGATGTGGGCGTGACGGGTTTGACGGTCAGCGAAGTCAAGGGTTTTGGCCGCCAGAAGGGCCATACCGAGCTGTACCGTGGTGCGGAGTACGTGGTCGATTTTCTGCCCAAGGTCAAGATCGAAGTGGCCGTGAAGGACGAGGACGTGGACCGCTGTGTCGACGCCATCGTGAATGCTGCCCGCACCGGCAAGATTGGCGACGGCAAGATTTTTGTGACCGAAGTCGAGCGCGTGATCCGCATCCGCACCGGCGATATGGACGAGGCTGCGGTCTGA
- a CDS encoding NAD+ synthase has translation MSNFSIASAQLNFVVGDMQGNARKIIDAAAEAVAQGAQLLLTPELAICGYAAEDLFQRPSFLAACEVALQTVVDASSQWPELTIVVGHPKAALHAPHGRCYNVASVVRGGQLLASYRKQLLPNYREFDETRYFVEGAQTCVFDVAGTQVGLLICEDAWASQPARAARAAGAQVLVVINASPFQMDKVGQREQVVAERVRETGLPLVYTHLIGGQDELVFDGHSFAMNADGSVAARAPGFDEKLLLTTVDTSGPAIKLSGEIAPQGDTNQQLWHALVLAVRDYLGKSGFPGAVLGLSGGIDSALVLAIAVDAIGADKVRTVMMPSPYTADISWIDACDMARRLGVQYEEISIAPMFESFKAALAQDFAGRPEDTTEENLQARIRGTLLMALSNKFGSIVLTTGNKSEMATGYCTLYGDMAGGFAVIRDVLKTRVFELARWRNANDPFGTGREPIPERIITRPPSAELRPDQKDQDSLPPYEVLDAIIVRYMEQDADIDSIVAAGYARADVERVVRLIRVNEYKRRQAAVGPRLSARGFGRDWRYPITNGFRG, from the coding sequence ATGTCCAACTTTTCCATCGCCAGCGCCCAGCTCAATTTCGTTGTGGGCGATATGCAGGGCAACGCCCGCAAGATCATTGACGCGGCAGCCGAGGCCGTGGCCCAGGGTGCGCAGCTGTTGCTGACACCCGAGCTGGCCATTTGCGGTTATGCGGCCGAAGACCTGTTCCAACGCCCCTCGTTCCTGGCTGCCTGTGAAGTGGCGCTGCAGACGGTGGTGGATGCCTCCAGCCAGTGGCCGGAGCTGACGATCGTCGTGGGCCACCCCAAGGCCGCCCTGCATGCGCCGCATGGCCGCTGCTACAACGTCGCCAGCGTGGTGCGCGGCGGTCAGTTGCTGGCCAGCTACCGCAAGCAGCTGTTGCCCAATTACCGCGAGTTCGACGAGACGCGCTATTTTGTCGAAGGCGCGCAGACCTGCGTGTTCGACGTGGCGGGCACCCAGGTGGGTCTCCTGATCTGCGAAGACGCCTGGGCCAGCCAGCCCGCACGCGCTGCCCGGGCAGCAGGCGCGCAGGTACTGGTGGTCATCAATGCATCGCCCTTCCAGATGGACAAGGTAGGCCAGCGCGAGCAGGTGGTGGCCGAGCGTGTGCGCGAAACCGGTTTGCCGCTGGTGTACACGCACCTGATTGGCGGGCAGGACGAACTGGTGTTTGACGGCCATTCGTTTGCGATGAATGCCGATGGCAGCGTGGCGGCACGCGCGCCGGGTTTTGACGAAAAACTGCTGCTCACCACTGTCGATACTTCGGGGCCTGCTATCAAATTGTCTGGTGAAATCGCTCCGCAGGGCGATACCAACCAGCAGTTGTGGCATGCACTGGTGCTGGCGGTGCGTGATTACCTGGGCAAGAGCGGCTTCCCCGGTGCGGTGTTGGGCCTGTCCGGCGGCATTGATTCGGCGCTGGTGCTGGCCATTGCGGTGGATGCCATCGGCGCGGACAAGGTGCGCACGGTGATGATGCCTTCTCCCTATACCGCTGACATCAGCTGGATTGATGCGTGCGACATGGCCAGGCGGCTGGGCGTGCAGTACGAAGAGATTTCGATCGCGCCGATGTTCGAGAGCTTCAAGGCGGCGCTGGCGCAGGATTTTGCGGGTCGCCCCGAGGACACGACCGAGGAAAACCTGCAGGCGCGCATTCGCGGCACCTTGCTGATGGCGCTGTCCAACAAGTTCGGCTCCATCGTTCTGACCACCGGCAACAAGAGCGAAATGGCCACTGGCTACTGCACCCTGTATGGCGACATGGCAGGCGGCTTTGCCGTGATCCGCGATGTGCTCAAGACCCGCGTGTTCGAGCTGGCACGCTGGCGCAATGCGAACGATCCCTTCGGCACGGGGCGCGAGCCGATTCCTGAGCGCATCATCACCCGCCCGCCCAGCGCCGAGCTGCGTCCCGATCAGAAGGACCAGGACAGCCTGCCACCTTATGAGGTGCTCGATGCGATCATCGTGCGTTACATGGAGCAGGACGCCGATATCGACAGCATCGTGGCCGCTGGCTACGCGCGTGCCGATGTGGAGCGCGTGGTGCGGCTCATCCGCGTCAACGAATACAAGCGCCGCCAGGCTGCCGTGGGGCCACGCCTGTCGGCACGGGGCTTTGGCCGCGACTGGCGCTACCCGATCACGAACGGTTTTCGCGGTTGA
- a CDS encoding threonine aldolase family protein: MTMNFGSDNQAGVSPAILQTLVQAASGIQSAYGNDDWCARAEQMLCEAFDTPLKAFFVATGTAANCLALSTIAQPWNAVVCHDMAHIAVDENSAPEWFTGGARLLPLATGSGKVLADDLDRFLTSYPASPPHNMLPSAVSISQVSENGLVYRPHEVAALAASAHTKGLRLHMDGARLANAVAALGCHPADITCKAGVDVLSLGASKNGALMAEAVVFFDDALAEHFRIRQKRAGQLVSKSRLIGAQYCAWLQDGHWLQLARQANASARSLADALMATQAARLAWPAEANEVFAILPRALHAQLVSHGVRCADWYDTSVPPGTALATDEMVVRFVASWSSTSDEVQALADLVRRLA, encoded by the coding sequence ATGACAATGAACTTTGGCAGCGACAACCAGGCCGGCGTCTCCCCGGCCATCCTGCAGACCCTGGTGCAGGCCGCGAGCGGCATCCAGTCCGCCTATGGCAACGACGACTGGTGCGCGCGCGCCGAGCAGATGCTGTGTGAGGCCTTCGACACACCACTGAAAGCCTTTTTCGTCGCCACCGGCACCGCCGCCAACTGCCTGGCGCTCTCTACCATCGCCCAGCCCTGGAACGCGGTGGTCTGCCACGACATGGCCCATATCGCGGTAGATGAGAACAGTGCGCCCGAATGGTTTACCGGCGGCGCCCGCCTCCTGCCGCTCGCCACCGGCAGCGGCAAGGTTCTGGCTGACGATCTGGACCGCTTTCTGACCAGCTACCCGGCCAGCCCGCCGCACAACATGCTGCCCAGCGCAGTGAGCATTTCGCAGGTGTCGGAAAACGGCTTGGTCTACCGGCCGCACGAGGTGGCCGCCCTTGCCGCCAGCGCCCACACCAAGGGCCTGCGCCTGCACATGGACGGTGCACGCCTGGCCAATGCGGTGGCCGCCCTGGGCTGTCACCCGGCGGACATCACCTGCAAGGCAGGGGTGGATGTGCTCAGCCTGGGGGCCTCGAAAAATGGCGCGCTGATGGCCGAAGCCGTGGTGTTTTTTGACGACGCGCTGGCCGAGCATTTCCGCATCCGCCAGAAACGCGCCGGGCAACTGGTGTCCAAAAGCCGGCTGATCGGAGCGCAATACTGCGCCTGGCTGCAGGACGGCCATTGGCTGCAGTTGGCCCGCCAGGCCAATGCCTCTGCGCGCAGCCTGGCCGATGCCCTGATGGCAACCCAGGCGGCGCGCCTGGCCTGGCCCGCCGAGGCCAACGAGGTGTTTGCCATTCTGCCGCGCGCGCTGCATGCACAACTGGTCTCCCACGGCGTGCGCTGCGCCGACTGGTACGACACCAGCGTTCCGCCCGGCACGGCCCTGGCGACCGACGAGATGGTGGTGCGCTTTGTTGCATCGTGGTCGTCCACCAGCGACGAGGTACAGGCGCTGGCAGACCTGGTGCGGCGCCTCGCCTGA
- a CDS encoding GNAT family N-acetyltransferase → MTLSSPASLQLKVLHQMADVDAAAWDGLLALQARPTPFMRHAYLQALEDSGSATTETGWQPCHITLWEGDALVAACPLYAKTHSYGEYVFDFAWARAYADHGLHYYPKAVAAVPFTPVPGSRLLVVRPALRATLLHAATAWCREQGLSSLHLLFADAADLQAAQQAGLMQRETVQFHWHNRHARNAQNDGAAPYADFDDFLAELQQEKRKKIRQERRKVRDAGVTFRHATGRQITAADWAFFYECYERTYLEHGNAPYLTPAFFEAMRNAMPEHWLLFVAERDNRAIACSLVAISGLQGCTSGPLEPTAYGRYWGAIERVDNLHFEACYYQPLEWCIANGYLHFEGGAQGEHKMARALLPLSTPSAHWVAEPQFARAIAHYLQQESAHLQAYQQVLQSHSPLKCNSPPA, encoded by the coding sequence ATGACCCTTTCTTCGCCCGCTTCCCTGCAACTGAAAGTGCTGCACCAGATGGCCGATGTGGATGCCGCCGCCTGGGATGGCCTGCTGGCCCTGCAGGCCCGGCCCACCCCCTTCATGCGCCACGCCTATCTGCAGGCGCTGGAGGACAGCGGCAGCGCCACGACGGAAACAGGCTGGCAGCCCTGCCACATCACTCTGTGGGAAGGTGACGCCCTCGTAGCCGCCTGCCCGCTGTACGCCAAAACCCACTCCTACGGCGAGTACGTGTTTGACTTCGCCTGGGCGCGGGCCTATGCCGACCACGGCCTGCACTACTACCCCAAGGCCGTGGCTGCGGTGCCCTTCACCCCGGTACCCGGCAGCCGCTTGCTGGTGGTACGCCCTGCGCTGCGTGCCACGTTGCTGCACGCGGCGACTGCCTGGTGCCGCGAGCAAGGCCTGTCTTCCCTGCACCTGCTGTTTGCCGATGCCGCCGATCTGCAGGCCGCGCAGCAGGCAGGCCTGATGCAGCGCGAGACCGTGCAGTTCCACTGGCACAACCGCCATGCACGCAACGCGCAAAATGACGGCGCTGCGCCCTATGCCGATTTCGACGACTTTCTGGCGGAGCTGCAGCAGGAAAAGCGCAAGAAAATCCGCCAGGAGCGGCGCAAGGTGCGCGACGCCGGCGTAACGTTCCGCCACGCAACGGGCCGCCAGATCACTGCCGCCGACTGGGCATTCTTCTACGAATGCTATGAGCGAACCTACTTGGAACACGGCAACGCGCCCTACCTGACCCCCGCCTTCTTTGAAGCGATGCGCAATGCCATGCCCGAGCATTGGCTGCTGTTCGTCGCCGAACGCGACAACCGGGCCATCGCCTGCAGCCTGGTCGCCATCAGCGGGCTGCAAGGCTGCACCAGCGGGCCGCTGGAGCCTACCGCCTATGGCCGCTACTGGGGAGCCATCGAGCGCGTGGACAACCTGCATTTCGAGGCCTGCTACTACCAGCCGCTCGAATGGTGCATTGCCAATGGCTATCTTCACTTTGAAGGCGGCGCCCAGGGCGAGCACAAGATGGCACGCGCGCTGTTGCCACTCTCAACGCCCAGCGCGCACTGGGTGGCTGAGCCGCAGTTTGCCCGCGCCATTGCCCATTACCTGCAGCAGGAATCCGCCCACCTGCAGGCCTACCAGCAAGTGCTGCAGAGCCACAGCCCGCTCAAGTGCAATTCGCCACCCGCGTGA
- a CDS encoding CsbD family protein, with amino-acid sequence MNKDQVVGKIKDLAGEAQAGIGKAINSPEQIAKGKALETEGELQKAAGDVKQAAKDAVKEVKKNL; translated from the coding sequence ATGAACAAGGATCAAGTGGTCGGCAAGATCAAGGATTTGGCGGGCGAAGCACAGGCTGGCATTGGCAAGGCCATCAACAGCCCAGAGCAGATTGCCAAAGGCAAGGCACTGGAGACCGAAGGTGAACTGCAGAAGGCCGCAGGCGATGTGAAGCAGGCCGCCAAGGATGCCGTCAAGGAAGTGAAAAAGAACCTCTGA
- the icd gene encoding NADP-dependent isocitrate dehydrogenase, translated as MSYQHIRLPDGGQPITAREGHALQVPPQPIIPFIEGDGVGRDVTPVMRKVVDAAVAKTYGEARRIAWMEVFAGEKATQVYGADQWMPQETLDAIGQYLVAIKGPLNTPVGGGIRSLNVTLRQTLDLYVCLRPVRYFAGVPSPVREPEKTDMVIFRENSEDIYAGIEFAAGSDVAVKLIEFLRKEVGSQKIRFPETSGIGIKPVSREGSERLVRKAIQYAIDHDKPSVTLVHKGNIMKFTEGAFRDWGYALAQKEFGAEPIDGGPWLRLKNPKNGKEIIVKDVIADAFLQQVLLRPADYSVIATLNLNGDYISDAVAAQVGGIGIAPGANMSDSVAVFEATHGTAPKYAGKDYVNPGSMILSAEMMLRHIGWTEAADLIIRSMEATIESKRVTYDFARLMDGATQVSTSRFGDEMIANM; from the coding sequence ATGTCTTACCAACACATCCGCCTGCCTGACGGCGGCCAGCCCATCACTGCGCGCGAGGGCCATGCGCTGCAGGTGCCGCCGCAGCCCATCATTCCGTTCATCGAAGGCGACGGCGTGGGCCGTGATGTCACCCCGGTGATGCGCAAGGTGGTCGACGCTGCAGTGGCCAAGACCTATGGCGAAGCCCGCCGCATTGCATGGATGGAGGTGTTCGCAGGCGAGAAGGCGACGCAGGTGTACGGTGCAGACCAATGGATGCCGCAGGAGACGCTGGACGCCATCGGCCAGTACCTCGTTGCCATCAAGGGCCCGCTGAACACGCCGGTGGGCGGCGGCATCCGCTCGCTCAATGTCACCTTGCGCCAGACGCTGGACCTCTACGTCTGCCTGCGCCCGGTGCGCTATTTTGCGGGCGTGCCGTCGCCGGTGCGCGAGCCCGAGAAGACCGACATGGTCATCTTCCGCGAGAACTCGGAGGATATCTACGCTGGCATCGAGTTTGCCGCAGGCTCGGACGTGGCCGTCAAGCTGATCGAGTTCCTGCGCAAGGAGGTGGGTAGCCAGAAGATCCGTTTTCCCGAGACCTCGGGCATCGGCATCAAACCCGTCTCGCGCGAAGGCAGCGAGCGCCTGGTGCGCAAGGCCATCCAGTACGCCATCGACCATGACAAGCCCAGCGTCACCCTGGTGCACAAGGGCAACATCATGAAATTCACTGAAGGGGCCTTCCGCGACTGGGGCTATGCACTGGCGCAGAAGGAGTTCGGTGCCGAGCCCATCGACGGCGGCCCCTGGCTGCGGCTGAAGAACCCCAAAAACGGCAAGGAGATCATCGTCAAGGACGTGATTGCCGATGCCTTCCTGCAGCAGGTGCTGCTGCGCCCGGCCGATTACTCGGTGATCGCCACCTTGAATCTGAATGGCGACTACATCTCGGACGCAGTGGCGGCGCAGGTTGGCGGCATCGGCATTGCGCCGGGCGCCAATATGTCGGACAGCGTCGCCGTGTTCGAAGCGACCCACGGCACGGCGCCCAAGTATGCGGGCAAGGACTATGTGAACCCCGGTTCGATGATTCTGTCGGCCGAGATGATGCTGCGCCACATCGGCTGGACCGAAGCTGCCGATCTCATCATCCGCTCGATGGAGGCCACCATCGAGTCCAAGCGCGTGACCTATGACTTCGCGCGCCTGATGGATGGCGCCACGCAGGTGAGCACCTCGCGCTTTGGCGATGAGATGATTGCCAATATGTGA
- a CDS encoding DUF192 domain-containing protein → MSCLNFLARTSTVALALGLSALSFSATAQTAGEPQMNLQRTELSAGMHRIHAQVAQTPRQREVGLMHRKEMPAAEGMLFVFEQPAMQCFWMKNTLLPLTAAFVADDGTIVNLADMQPMTEDSHCSRKPVRYVLEMNQGWFKQKGIAEGAQLRGKPFSQ, encoded by the coding sequence ATGTCCTGCCTGAATTTTCTTGCCCGCACCTCCACCGTCGCCCTGGCCCTGGGTCTGTCGGCACTCAGCTTTTCCGCCACGGCCCAGACGGCTGGCGAGCCGCAGATGAATCTGCAGCGTACCGAGTTGTCGGCCGGCATGCACCGCATCCATGCCCAGGTAGCCCAGACCCCTCGCCAGCGCGAAGTGGGCTTGATGCATCGCAAGGAAATGCCTGCCGCCGAAGGCATGTTGTTCGTGTTCGAACAGCCCGCCATGCAGTGCTTCTGGATGAAGAACACCTTGCTGCCACTGACCGCCGCCTTTGTGGCCGACGACGGCACCATCGTCAACCTCGCCGACATGCAGCCCATGACCGAAGACTCGCACTGCTCGCGCAAGCCGGTGCGTTACGTGCTGGAGATGAACCAGGGCTGGTTCAAGCAGAAAGGCATTGCCGAAGGCGCGCAACTGCGGGGCAAGCCGTTCAGCCAGTAA